The Verrucomicrobiaceae bacterium DNA window GATGATTTGATCTTGCCTCTTCGCGAGGCTTTTCACGACTACACGACCGTAAAGCATCCGTGCGAGATCGTATTTCCCCCTCACATGGAAAGGGGCAAGGTCGTGGATGGTGGAAACGAGCTTGCAGGGAGCCCGGCGCAACATGCGGCGGTAGCTAGGCACATGCAAAACAGCCATTTGATGATCAGCAATCCAGCGCGGAAGCACGGTGTGATGCCAGAGGATGTTTTTCACGGCGGGACGCCACTTTTCGGCGACAGGAACAATGCGCATTTTGTGCTTTGCGAAATCAAAGAGCGGAATGTCATCTTCCAGAACGAGGAGACTGAAATTCACCGCATCTGCATAATCCAGCAGTGCCCGCGTGAGAGCCAGGATATACTGGCCAACACCGCTTTTACCACGCTGCATGACACTGGTGGAAAGGGCGATCTTCATGCGCGTTGCGGTGCTTTGGTAGTGATCAAGGAACGGGTTATTTCACGGATGGAGCCCATTCCGAAGACGACGAGATCTGTGGCATAACGCTTCAGCAAGCGACGTGGCTCCTGGGCAAGGCGGAAGAGCCACTCCATGCCTATGAACTGCATCCAACGAGGTGCTCGCTTCATGCTGCCGGCTAGGAAGTCGATTGTCGCACCGACGCCGATACTCACTGGCACGCCGAGCGCCTGGTAATGCCGAGCGATCCACTTTTCCTGCTTTGGACACCCAAAGGAAACGAGTAACAAGTCAGGTTTCGCCTCACGCACCTGCTGGCAGATCGTTTCGTGATCCATGCCCTCAATCGGGGCAAAGGGCGGTGAAAATGAACCGACGATCTGAATGCCTGGATGCTGGGCTTCGACGTTGGCAATGGCCTGTGAAAGCACGCTAGGATCACCGCCGAGGAAGAAAATGCGCCAGCCCTCGGTCTCAGCGCGAGAGAGCAATTTTGGCACGAGATCAGAGCCTGCGACACGCTCTGGCAAAGAACGGCGTAGGAGCTTGGAGAGCCAAACGAGTGGAGTGCCATCACAAACAACCAGATGAGCATCTTGGAGAATGCGCCGCAGTTCGGCGTCTTTGCGGCATTGAACCAAGAAATCGACATTCGCCGTAGCGAGGTAGTGCGGCTGCTTGCTGGCGATCATGTCTTCGACTCGGTCGATTGTTTGGCTCATGGTTACGACATCGAAAGGCACATCCATCAGTCGCACTTGTTTGCGCTGTTTTGGTTCGAAGTGACGATAGGCAGCAATCAGCTCTGCGCCGATGCTGCGCCAGCCAAAGCGCTTTTTGGCGACGCAGATGCCTTTATTCCGAAGGTGGTTGCGTAGCGGAGGGTTTTGCAAAGCGCTCACGATTTGGTCGGCAAAGGCAGAAGGTGTGTCGGCGAGCAAAATATTCGCGCCATGCGTCAAACCGAGTCCTTGGGCTCCGATGGTGGTGGAAATCACTGGTGTGCCGATGGCGAGGCTTTCGACTATTTTGAGCCTTGTGCCACCACCGATGCGGAGCGGCACCATTTGGAGCCAAGCACGGCGATAGTAGGGCCGCACGTCAGGAACGCTGCCGGTGACGGTGACTCCAGGAAGCCGCGCATAGGCCTGAACTTCGGCGTTGGGCGATTTACCGACGATGAGCACTTGGAGATTTGGAATACGCTGCATCAGCGATTCATGAATCTCGCCAAAGAACCAGCGCATCGCATCAATATTCGGCATGTAATCCATAGCACCGCAAAACAGCACGGTGGGTTGTGCGCTGCGTGGCTCTGGGTCAATATCAGCACGGAAGTAATCGAGATCGACTCCGTTCGGGACGACTTTAAGAGGCGCTGTTTGACTGATGTGGTGGCGGACAAAAGTCTCGTCATCCGGGCCGCAAAGGACCTGAAGTTGGCTGCGTCGGGCGACTCGCTTTTCAAAATGACGCATCTTGGTGAGGCTTTCCCAGGTGAGAAGCTTGTCTTTCAGCGTGCGGGTATTGAACGCAGCCTGCTGCGTTTGAAATTGAAGATCCACGCGGCTGCGGTCGATGCTGAGAGGGATGTCTTGGTGCTCGTCGAGGAAGTATTGAGCCAAAACAATATCGCAGACGTGAACGAGGTCGTAGGAATTGCGTTTGAGCTGATCGCGAATGGCGTCGGCGATGTGTGGGAGATTCCAATGATGGATGGAAGACGGAATGCGGCTGAAAAGGCGGTTTGGGATGAGCTTTGGCCACGCTGGGTGCTGAAAGGGAACGAAGCGTACATCACGGCAGAATTGCTCAAAGACGGTGCTTTGTTCAAGACGCTCGCCATTCTCACTGAGGGCGATGAGATCGACGGTGTGCTGATGTGCGAGTTCTCGCAGGAGGTGGAACGTGCGCTGGAAAGTGCCCCGGTCGATCGGGTATGGGATATAAGGGTAGATGACGAGGATGTTCATGAGTGCGCCAAGAGTGTGGCGCATAGACAAAAGATGCGCATCGCCCTCAAGTGAGGGTGTGCTGGCCCTTTACTGCCTTTAGGCAGTGGAGCGCCGATCTACGTCGATTCAGTTGAAACGATGCCAGAGGGTCTCGTAGGCATGAATGCGTTCGTAGTGAATGGTGGAGTCGATCCAGAGCATTTTGGTCAAGGCATGGAGCAGCGACTCGCGGGGGTGTCGCTCGATGGGCTTACGAGTGCCAAGAGC harbors:
- a CDS encoding WecB/TagA/CpsF family glycosyltransferase; translated protein: MRHTLGALMNILVIYPYIPYPIDRGTFQRTFHLLRELAHQHTVDLIALSENGERLEQSTVFEQFCRDVRFVPFQHPAWPKLIPNRLFSRIPSSIHHWNLPHIADAIRDQLKRNSYDLVHVCDIVLAQYFLDEHQDIPLSIDRSRVDLQFQTQQAAFNTRTLKDKLLTWESLTKMRHFEKRVARRSQLQVLCGPDDETFVRHHISQTAPLKVVPNGVDLDYFRADIDPEPRSAQPTVLFCGAMDYMPNIDAMRWFFGEIHESLMQRIPNLQVLIVGKSPNAEVQAYARLPGVTVTGSVPDVRPYYRRAWLQMVPLRIGGGTRLKIVESLAIGTPVISTTIGAQGLGLTHGANILLADTPSAFADQIVSALQNPPLRNHLRNKGICVAKKRFGWRSIGAELIAAYRHFEPKQRKQVRLMDVPFDVVTMSQTIDRVEDMIASKQPHYLATANVDFLVQCRKDAELRRILQDAHLVVCDGTPLVWLSKLLRRSLPERVAGSDLVPKLLSRAETEGWRIFFLGGDPSVLSQAIANVEAQHPGIQIVGSFSPPFAPIEGMDHETICQQVREAKPDLLLVSFGCPKQEKWIARHYQALGVPVSIGVGATIDFLAGSMKRAPRWMQFIGMEWLFRLAQEPRRLLKRYATDLVVFGMGSIREITRSLITTKAPQRA